The following nucleotide sequence is from Flavobacterium sp. N1736.
TTATAAACGGTATCAGAACAAAATGCATAACTCATTGCCGGAATCGGATCGAAAGATAATTTCTTATTTTCGATTACAGTTCCGTCATCAAGCGTAACATCTCCGCCGTTTTTTATTTTTTGATAATAAGCCGTATGAATATCATATTGCTGAACAGCATCTACATTTAATTTTCGTTCTCCGGGTTTTTCCTGAAACAAAAATCCGTTTGTATAAACACGGTGTTTTAACGGAATCGTTTTTACAATTACTCTGTTATCTTCAAAAATAACTTCACTTTTATCTGATTCTAATTCATGGAAAAATAAATCATACGTTGTCCATGAATTCGATAATCGCAATTGCAATGTTATGATTTCCTTTACTCCTTTTGGTCCATAAATATGTAAATCTGTAGTTCGTCCTAAAAGTGCAAAAGTCGAGATAGTGCCAATCAATCCAAAAAAGTGATCACCATGCAAATGCGAAATAAAAATGTGATTAATTTTCGAGAATTTAATTTTGTTTTTTCGCAATTGAACTTGGGTTCCTTCGCCGCAATCAATCAAAAACAATCTGTTTTTAATTTCTAAAACCTGCGAAGTCGGGTTGGTAATTGTTCTGGGAGTTGCGGCATAACAGCCAAGTATGGTGAGCTTCATTTGTAATTTTAGATTGTTGATTTTAGATTTTAGATTGATGAACTTAAAATTTCAGATTCAGTATTAAAAATCTAATAAATAATCCCGCAATGTTGGGGAAAAATCTAAAATCTGAACTCTAAAATCTAAAATTAAAACCCGAGGTCTCTTTCGATTTCTTCCATTTCGATAATATCATGCGCTTCTAAAAGAGAAGGAACGACAGTTAATTTATCCGAAACAGCATTGAAATCAAGTTCAGAAACTACAATTACAAAAGATTTTTTTGCTTTTTTTTGTTGCTTCGAAAGTGGTAAAAAAAGTTTTAAATCACTTTCAGATAAATTAGAATTGGCAGACAAATCAATTATAACATTTTGTTTTTCATAGGTTTTAAACTGCTGCGTAACGTTATCA
It contains:
- a CDS encoding ribonuclease Z, which encodes MKLTILGCYAATPRTITNPTSQVLEIKNRLFLIDCGEGTQVQLRKNKIKFSKINHIFISHLHGDHFFGLIGTISTFALLGRTTDLHIYGPKGVKEIITLQLRLSNSWTTYDLFFHELESDKSEVIFEDNRVIVKTIPLKHRVYTNGFLFQEKPGERKLNVDAVQQYDIHTAYYQKIKNGGDVTLDDGTVIENKKLSFDPIPAMSYAFCSDTVYNEAIIPIIKNVDILYHESTFLESEAPLALKTLHSTAKEAATIALKANAKQLVLGHYSTRYDGIERFKEEAQEIFPNVLLGDDGVSFDFE
- a CDS encoding ribonuclease Z; translation: MKVDQKGHTVTIKDTQRDFKSFFDNVTQQFKTYEKQNVIIDLSANSNLSESDLKLFLPLSKQQKKAKKSFVIVVSELDFNAVSDKLTVVPSLLEAHDIIEMEEIERDLGF